The nucleotide sequence TTATTCATAATCTCTGGTTTGAAGAAATGAATCATGATTTTATAGGACTGACTGTGCCTCTAAAAGAGAAACAAACTATTGGTCTTGGTGTGATAGGATTGTTCATGGACGATATAGAACGCAGAAGAAATGAGTATGATTTAGCACCAATAGGGACTTTTGAGGCAAAAGATATAGCGGTTATTATCTCATGGGCTCATAAAGATGTTGGGATGAGTCTTAAATTAATCTCTCAAGAAATAGATGCTAAAAAGGGTACGGGCGTGGTATTTGACCTCGGTTATTTATATCCATTACGAGAAAATATTAAAATAGGTCTAACTTTACAAAATTGGAATGAAATGAAAAAAATGAAGATTTACAAAAAGGAGTTTGACTACCCTACACTGTTGCGAGGTGGAATTTCATACCAAAAAGATAGTTTATTATTAGCCATAGACTTTTATAAACCCTTTGACAGCAAACCATCTGTTCATTTTGGATTAGCAAAAGGGTATGGAAGACTTTTTTTGAGAGCTGGCTATAGATATAAATTGAAACAAATTGATAATGAACCACTTTCGGGTATAACCGTAGGGTTAGGCTATAAGTTTAAGGAGTCTTATCAATTAGATTATGGCTATGTGCCTTATCAAGATTTAGGTTCAAGTCACCGGTTGTCGATAATGATAAGGTATTGATAAAAAGGGAGAAAAAATCAATGAAAAAAGTTAGTATCATCGGGGCAGGCAATGTCGGCGCAAC is from bacterium and encodes:
- a CDS encoding PorV/PorQ family protein; the encoded protein is MKRILIIIGVLILFSNTAFALNSGETCASFLKIALGPGAVGMGEAFTAIADDVTAIYWNPAGLSQINTRQFIFIHNLWFEEMNHDFIGLTVPLKEKQTIGLGVIGLFMDDIERRRNEYDLAPIGTFEAKDIAVIISWAHKDVGMSLKLISQEIDAKKGTGVVFDLGYLYPLRENIKIGLTLQNWNEMKKMKIYKKEFDYPTLLRGGISYQKDSLLLAIDFYKPFDSKPSVHFGLAKGYGRLFLRAGYRYKLKQIDNEPLSGITVGLGYKFKESYQLDYGYVPYQDLGSSHRLSIMIRY